In Felis catus isolate Fca126 chromosome A2, F.catus_Fca126_mat1.0, whole genome shotgun sequence, the following proteins share a genomic window:
- the RBM5 gene encoding RNA-binding protein 5 isoform X1, translating to MGSDKRVSRTERSGRYGSIIDRDDRDERESRSRRRDSDYKRSSDDRRGDRYDDYRDYDSPERERERRNSDRSEDGYHSDGDYGEHDYRHDISDERESKTIMLRGLPITITESDIREMMESFEGPQPADVRLMKRKTGVSRGFAFVEFYHLQDATSWMEANQKKLVIQGKHIAMHYSNPRPKFEDWLCNKCCLNNFRKRLKCFRCGADKFDSEQEVPPGTTESVQSVDYYCDTIILRNIAPHTVVDSIMTALSPYASLAVNNIRLIKDKQTQQNRGFAFVQLSSAMDASQLLQILQSLHPPLKIDGKTIGVDFAKSARKDLVLPDGNRVSAFSVASTAIAAAQWSSTQSQSGEGGSVDYSYLQPGQDGYAQYAQYSQDYQQFYQQQTGGLESDASSASGTAVTTTSAAVVSQSPQLYNQTSNPPGSPTEEAQPSTSTSTQAPAASPTGVVPGTKYAVPDTSTYQYDESSGYYYDPTTGLYYDPNSQYYYNSLTQQYLYWDGEKETYVPAAESTSHQQTGLPPAKEGKEKKEKPKSKTAQQIAKDMERWAKSLNKQKENFKNSFQPVNSLREEERRESAAADAGFALFEKKGALAERQQLIPELVRNGDEENPLKRGLVAAYSGDSDNEEELVERLESEEEKLADWKKMACLLCRRQFPNRDALVRHQQLSDLHKQNMDIYRRSRLSEQELEALELREREMKYRDRAAERREKYGIPEPPEPKRKKQFDAGTVNYEQPTKDGIDHSNIGNKMLQAMGWREGSGLGRKCQGITAPIEAQVRLKGAGLGAKGSAYGLSGADSYKDAVRKAMFARFTEME from the exons ATGGGTTCAGACAAACG AGTGAGTAGAACAGAGCGTAGTGGAAGGTACGGTTCCATCATAGACAGGGATGACCGGGATGAGCGTGAATCCAGAAGCAGGCGGAGGGACTCAGATTACAAAAGATCTAGTGATGATCGGAGGGGCGACAGATACGACGACTACCGAGACTATGATAGCCCAGAG aGAGAACGCGAAAGAAGGAACAGTGACCGATCCGAAGATGGCTACCATTCAGATGGTGACTATGGCGAGCATGACTACAGGCATGACATCAGTgatgagagggagagcaagaccATCATGCTGCGCGGGCTTCCCATCACCATCACAGAGAGCGAT ATTCGGGAAATGATGGAGTCCTTTGAAGGCCCTCAGCCTGCGGATGTGAGGCTGATGAAGAGGAAAACAG GTGTAAGCCGTGGTTTCGCCTTCGTGGAGTTTTATCACTTGCAAGATGCTACCAGCTGGATGGAAGCCAATCAG aaaaagctaGTGATTCAAGGAAAGCACATTGCGATGCATTATAGCAATCCCAGACCTAAGTTTGAAGATTGGCTTTGTAACAAG tgctGCCTTAACAATTTCAGGAAAAGACTGAAATGCTTCCGGTGTGGAGCAGACAAGTTTG ACTCTGAACAGGAAGTGCCCCCTGGAACCACAGAATCTGTTCAGTCTGTGGATTACTACTGTGATA CAATCATACTTCGAAACATAGCCCCGCACACTGTGGTGGATTCCATCATGACAGCGCTGTCTCCCTATGCATCCTTAGCTGTCAATAACATTCGCCTCATAAAAGATAAACAGACCCAGCAGAACAGAGGCTTCGCATTTGTGCAGCTGTCCTCTGCAATG GATGCCTCTCAGCTTCTTCAGATATTACAGAGTCTCCATCCTCCTTTGAAAATTGACGGCAAAACTATTGGGGTTGATTTTGCGAAAAGTGCCAGAAA agaCTTGGTCCTCCCAGATGGTAACCGGGTCAGCGCCTTCTCTGTGGCTAGTACAGCCATTGCTGCAGCTCAGTGGTCATCCACCCAG TCTCAGAGTGGTGAAGGAGGCAGTGTTGACTACAGTTACCTGCAGCCAGGCCAAGATGGCTATGCCCAATACGCTCAG TACTCACAGGATTACCAACAGTTTTATCAACAACAAACTGGAGGATTGGAATCTGATGCGTCATCTGCATCAG GCACAGCAGTGACCACCACCTCAGCGGCTGTAGTGTCCCAGAGTCCCCAGCTGTATAATCAGACCTCCAATCCGCCTGGCTCTCCG ACTGAGGAAGCACAGCCTAGCACTAGCACAAGTACACAGGCCCCAGCCGCTTCCCCCACTGGTGTAGTTCCTGGTACCAAATATG CAGTGCCTGACACATCCACTTACCAGTATGATGAATCTTCGGGATATTATTATGATCCGACAACAGGGCTGTACTATGACCCCAACTCGCAG TACTACTACAATTCCTTGACCCAGCAGTACCTTTActgggatggagagaaagagacgtACGTGCCAGCTGCGGAGTCCACCTCCCACCAGCAGACAGGCCTACCTCCtgcaaaagaagggaaggagaagaaggagaaaccCAAGAGCAAAACAGCCCAGCAG ATCGCTAAAGACATGGAACGCTGGGCTAAGAGTTTaaacaagcagaaagaaaattttaaaaacagttttcaaCCTGTTAATTCcttgagggaagaagagaggagagagtctGCTGCAGCAGATGCTGGCTTTGCTCTTTTTGAGAAAAAG GGAGCCTTAGCTGAAAGGCAGCAGCTCATTCCAGAATTGGTGCGAAATGGAGACGAGGAGAATCCCCTCAAA AGGGGTCTGGTTGCTGCCTACAGTGGTGACAGTGACAATGAAGAGGAGCTCGTAGAGAGACTTGAGAGTGAGGAAGAAAAGCTGGCCGACTGGAAGAAGATGGCCTGCCTGCTTTGCCGGCGCCAGTTCCCTAACAGAGACGCCCTGGTCAGGCACCAGCAGCTCTCAGACCTTCACAAG CAAAACATGGATATCTACCGACGATCCAGACTGAGTGAGCAGGAGCTGGAAGCCTTGGAGctaagggagagagag ATGAAATACCGAGATCGAGCCGCAGAAAGACGGGAGAAATACGGCATTCCAGAACCTCCAGAGCCCAAGCGCAAGAAGCAATTTGATGCTGGCACTGT GAATTACGAGCAGCCCACCAAAGATGGCATTGACCACAGTAACATTGGCAACAAGATGCTGCAAGCCATGGGTTGGCGGGAAGGTTCAGGTTTGGGAAGAAAGTGTCAAGGCATCACAGCTCCCATCGAG GCTCAAGTCCGGCTAAAAGGAGCTGGCCTAGGAGCCAAAGGCAGTGCATACGGACTGTCGGGTGCGGATTCCTACAAAGATGCTGTCCGGAAGGCCATGTTTGCTCGGTTCACGGAGATGgagtga
- the RBM5 gene encoding RNA-binding protein 5 isoform X2, whose translation MLRGLPITITESDIREMMESFEGPQPADVRLMKRKTGVSRGFAFVEFYHLQDATSWMEANQKKLVIQGKHIAMHYSNPRPKFEDWLCNKCCLNNFRKRLKCFRCGADKFDSEQEVPPGTTESVQSVDYYCDTIILRNIAPHTVVDSIMTALSPYASLAVNNIRLIKDKQTQQNRGFAFVQLSSAMDASQLLQILQSLHPPLKIDGKTIGVDFAKSARKDLVLPDGNRVSAFSVASTAIAAAQWSSTQSQSGEGGSVDYSYLQPGQDGYAQYAQYSQDYQQFYQQQTGGLESDASSASGTAVTTTSAAVVSQSPQLYNQTSNPPGSPTEEAQPSTSTSTQAPAASPTGVVPGTKYAVPDTSTYQYDESSGYYYDPTTGLYYDPNSQYYYNSLTQQYLYWDGEKETYVPAAESTSHQQTGLPPAKEGKEKKEKPKSKTAQQIAKDMERWAKSLNKQKENFKNSFQPVNSLREEERRESAAADAGFALFEKKGALAERQQLIPELVRNGDEENPLKRGLVAAYSGDSDNEEELVERLESEEEKLADWKKMACLLCRRQFPNRDALVRHQQLSDLHKQNMDIYRRSRLSEQELEALELREREMKYRDRAAERREKYGIPEPPEPKRKKQFDAGTVNYEQPTKDGIDHSNIGNKMLQAMGWREGSGLGRKCQGITAPIEAQVRLKGAGLGAKGSAYGLSGADSYKDAVRKAMFARFTEME comes from the exons ATGCTGCGCGGGCTTCCCATCACCATCACAGAGAGCGAT ATTCGGGAAATGATGGAGTCCTTTGAAGGCCCTCAGCCTGCGGATGTGAGGCTGATGAAGAGGAAAACAG GTGTAAGCCGTGGTTTCGCCTTCGTGGAGTTTTATCACTTGCAAGATGCTACCAGCTGGATGGAAGCCAATCAG aaaaagctaGTGATTCAAGGAAAGCACATTGCGATGCATTATAGCAATCCCAGACCTAAGTTTGAAGATTGGCTTTGTAACAAG tgctGCCTTAACAATTTCAGGAAAAGACTGAAATGCTTCCGGTGTGGAGCAGACAAGTTTG ACTCTGAACAGGAAGTGCCCCCTGGAACCACAGAATCTGTTCAGTCTGTGGATTACTACTGTGATA CAATCATACTTCGAAACATAGCCCCGCACACTGTGGTGGATTCCATCATGACAGCGCTGTCTCCCTATGCATCCTTAGCTGTCAATAACATTCGCCTCATAAAAGATAAACAGACCCAGCAGAACAGAGGCTTCGCATTTGTGCAGCTGTCCTCTGCAATG GATGCCTCTCAGCTTCTTCAGATATTACAGAGTCTCCATCCTCCTTTGAAAATTGACGGCAAAACTATTGGGGTTGATTTTGCGAAAAGTGCCAGAAA agaCTTGGTCCTCCCAGATGGTAACCGGGTCAGCGCCTTCTCTGTGGCTAGTACAGCCATTGCTGCAGCTCAGTGGTCATCCACCCAG TCTCAGAGTGGTGAAGGAGGCAGTGTTGACTACAGTTACCTGCAGCCAGGCCAAGATGGCTATGCCCAATACGCTCAG TACTCACAGGATTACCAACAGTTTTATCAACAACAAACTGGAGGATTGGAATCTGATGCGTCATCTGCATCAG GCACAGCAGTGACCACCACCTCAGCGGCTGTAGTGTCCCAGAGTCCCCAGCTGTATAATCAGACCTCCAATCCGCCTGGCTCTCCG ACTGAGGAAGCACAGCCTAGCACTAGCACAAGTACACAGGCCCCAGCCGCTTCCCCCACTGGTGTAGTTCCTGGTACCAAATATG CAGTGCCTGACACATCCACTTACCAGTATGATGAATCTTCGGGATATTATTATGATCCGACAACAGGGCTGTACTATGACCCCAACTCGCAG TACTACTACAATTCCTTGACCCAGCAGTACCTTTActgggatggagagaaagagacgtACGTGCCAGCTGCGGAGTCCACCTCCCACCAGCAGACAGGCCTACCTCCtgcaaaagaagggaaggagaagaaggagaaaccCAAGAGCAAAACAGCCCAGCAG ATCGCTAAAGACATGGAACGCTGGGCTAAGAGTTTaaacaagcagaaagaaaattttaaaaacagttttcaaCCTGTTAATTCcttgagggaagaagagaggagagagtctGCTGCAGCAGATGCTGGCTTTGCTCTTTTTGAGAAAAAG GGAGCCTTAGCTGAAAGGCAGCAGCTCATTCCAGAATTGGTGCGAAATGGAGACGAGGAGAATCCCCTCAAA AGGGGTCTGGTTGCTGCCTACAGTGGTGACAGTGACAATGAAGAGGAGCTCGTAGAGAGACTTGAGAGTGAGGAAGAAAAGCTGGCCGACTGGAAGAAGATGGCCTGCCTGCTTTGCCGGCGCCAGTTCCCTAACAGAGACGCCCTGGTCAGGCACCAGCAGCTCTCAGACCTTCACAAG CAAAACATGGATATCTACCGACGATCCAGACTGAGTGAGCAGGAGCTGGAAGCCTTGGAGctaagggagagagag ATGAAATACCGAGATCGAGCCGCAGAAAGACGGGAGAAATACGGCATTCCAGAACCTCCAGAGCCCAAGCGCAAGAAGCAATTTGATGCTGGCACTGT GAATTACGAGCAGCCCACCAAAGATGGCATTGACCACAGTAACATTGGCAACAAGATGCTGCAAGCCATGGGTTGGCGGGAAGGTTCAGGTTTGGGAAGAAAGTGTCAAGGCATCACAGCTCCCATCGAG GCTCAAGTCCGGCTAAAAGGAGCTGGCCTAGGAGCCAAAGGCAGTGCATACGGACTGTCGGGTGCGGATTCCTACAAAGATGCTGTCCGGAAGGCCATGTTTGCTCGGTTCACGGAGATGgagtga